In the genome of Vicia villosa cultivar HV-30 ecotype Madison, WI linkage group LG7, Vvil1.0, whole genome shotgun sequence, one region contains:
- the LOC131619245 gene encoding uncharacterized protein LOC131619245 codes for MVIQENKKINAEKIRRKFGSCWNYEDNYMHHDNGKVWLLWKPNTMHIRVVNVSDQYIHVEVCTLDRIIQYAATIIYTFNQLEKRKLLWKRIEALSMNVNSSWIVIGDFNNVLISQDRIGGNNVTEAEYKDLANMMQITVLFEARTADLTVEVLLPNISDHAPLKVTMVKQQVSRKTMFKFINCTTKDESYVQVITKIWQQKMEGTTMFKLRVKLKNQQPILHKLNKKYTNIQQQIQQARRVLEQAQNDLNSNLFDAQAIEHVKHCTDQLTRLNQLEESILLQKSKVTWLTLGDRNNSFFHASVKEKNNHKGIHTLTSLTGEILNTQDIIEKEIN; via the exons ATGGTGATACAGGAAAATAAGAAGATAAATGCAGAAAAAATAAGAAGGAAGTTTGGCTCATGTTGGAATTATGAAGACAACTACATGCATCATGATAATGGAAAGGTGTGGTTATTATGGAAACCAAATACTATGCATATTAGAGTGGTGAACGTTTCTGATCAATATATTCATGTAGAGGTTTGTACATTAGATCGCATTATTCAATATGCTGCTACTATTAtttatacttttaatcaattagagAAAAGGAAACTGTTATGGAAGAGAATTGAAGCCTTAAGCATGAATGTAAATAGTTCGTGGATTGTAATTGGAGATTTCAACAATGTTCTCATAAGTCAAGATAGAATTGGGGGCAACAATGTCACTGAGGCCGAATATAAAGATCTTGCGAACATGATGCAAATTACTGTCCTGTTTGAAGCAAGGACTGCAG ATCTTACAGTGGAGGTGCTATTGCCAAATATTTCAGACCATGCTCCATTGAAAGTGACTATGGTAAAACAGCAAGTCAGTAGAAAAACTATGTTTAAATTCATCAATTGCACTACAAAAGATGAATCATATGTCCAGGTGATCACTAAAATTTGGCAGCAAAAGATGGAAGGAACAACAATGTTTAAGCTTCGGGTAAAGTTGAAAAATCAGCAGCCTATTCTACATAAGTTAAACAAAAAGTACACAAATATCCAGCAACAAATTCAGCAGGCTAGGAGGGTTTTGGAACAGGCACAAAATGATCTTAATTCCAATTTATTTGATGCACAAGCCATTGAACATGTAAAGCATTGTACTGATCAGCTCACACGTTTAAATCAGCTTGAGGAATCTATCCTATTGCAGAAATCAAAGGTAACTTGGCTTACATTAGGTGACAGAAATAATTCGTTTTTCCATGCATCTGTAAAGGAGAAGAACAATCACAAGGGGATCCACACATTAACTTCCTTGACTGGAGAAATATTGAATACTCAAGatataattgaaaaagaaataaattga